Sequence from the Paenibacillus tundrae genome:
GTGTTTGCATTTTGTGTGCATGATCGTTACTTATCTATAACAATAGAACATGAAGAAGAGTGTACATAATCTGCACTACTTTTAATTCAAATCTTTAGCTTCAGAATTGGAGTCTGTGTTACCCTCACTGTTTTCCTCTGCTTCGTTCAACTCACGCATGCGCTCTTCATAATCATCGAGGAACCATAGTGGATCCATATTATCTTCCTCACCGTTATAATTAATCAGTACTTCGTCACCAGCTTGAATGTCCGTATACGCATAAAAATCAAACGTATGATTTTCAAAGTTGATCTCGTAAGTTGCATTGGGTTCGTAAGAGTGGTTAATCAAGCTCCCATATCCAAGCAGGATGGCTGTGTGATTAGCTCCATATTCGAATACGTAATCTTCAAGAATAGTTTTCTCAATATGTTCATGATCCTCGTTAGGATAAGGGACAACCGGTGCCTGATGGAACAACTGTCCTTTAGGAATACTAACGGTAGCAAAAACCCCGCGGTTGAATTCGCC
This genomic interval carries:
- a CDS encoding SET domain-containing protein; this translates as MIEVKQSKLGDGEFNRGVFATVSIPKGQLFHQAPVVPYPNEDHEHIEKTILEDYVFEYGANHTAILLGYGSLINHSYEPNATYEINFENHTFDFYAYTDIQAGDEVLINYNGEEDNMDPLWFLDDYEERMRELNEAEENSEGNTDSNSEAKDLN